CCTTCGCCCTGGCCGCGTCCACCTTCTGCCCCCTGCTGGTGCTGGGCATCTGGTGGCGGGGCCTGACCCGCGCCGGGGCGCTGGCCGGGCTGGTCGTCGGGGGCCTGCTGGCCAGTGCCGCCGTGCTGCTGACGGTCTCCGGGGCGGTCTCGTCCGGCTGGCCCGCCGCCCTGCTCGGGCAGCCCGCCGCCTGGACCGTGCCGTCGGCGTTCCTGGTGATGGTGGTGGTCTCCCTGCGCACCCGCCGTACCCCCGGGGTGAACACGATCATGGTGAGACTGCACGCCCCAGAAGCCCTGGACCTGAACCGGGGCGATCACCCCACCCCGCCGTAACCCTCCTCAACTTCCTCCGTGATCATGCAAATCCTCCCCGGCGTTCTAGAACTCTCCGGACCACAGTTCTAGAACTCCGGGGAGGTTTTGCATGATCACGGAAAGGTTTTTGGGTGATCACGCACCGCCCGGGGATGGCCACTCATCGTGTCTGGGTGACCGCTCGGCCCTCTCGCATTCACCGCACATCGCCCGCCGGGAACCATCCACCGAAGTGACGGCGGTCACCCCTATCGGCGGGCGAGTGACCCGGCTCACAGTGGGCGCGCATCTGCGCAATCGACGCGTACCGAGTCATGTGAGGAGCTGTGATGTCCGACGATCAGCCCGACCGCCCCCTCGGCGGCACCGGATACCAGGAGGTGCAGGCGAGCGACGAGTTCCAGGAGTTGCGTACGCGCTTCCGCCGGTTCGTCTTTCCGCTGACCGGCGTCTTCCTGGCCTGGTACTTCCTCTACGTGGCGCTCTCCGCCTACGCCCCCGACTTCATGAGCACCGAGGTGATCGGCCGGGTCAACATCGGCCTGATCATCGGCCTGCTGCAGTTCGTCTCGACCTTCGCGATCACCATGACCTACGCCCGCTGGGCCGACCGTGAGTTCGACCCGACCGCCGACCGCCTGCGCGCGCACATCGAGAGCGGTGAGACGAAGTGAAGTGGCCCATGCCTGCTGCGGCAACGGCTTCCGGTGACATCGGCAGCCCCGCACTGAACATCACGATCTTCCTCGTCTTCGTCGTGATCACCCTGGGGATCGTGCTGCGGGCCTCCCGCAACAACCGCACGGCCGCCGACTACTACGCCGGAGGGCGCGCCTTCACCGGGCGGCAGAACGGCATCGCGATCGCCGGCGACTATCTCTCCGCCGCCAGCTTCCTCGGCATCGCCGGGGCCATCGCGACGGTCGGCTACGACGGCTTCATGTACTCCATCGGCTTCCTCGTGGCCTGGCTCGTCGCCCTGCTGCTCGTGGCCGAACTACTGCGCAATACGGGCCGTTTCACCATGGCCGACGTGCTCAGCTTCCGCCTGCGACAGGGTCCGGTGCGCACCGCGGCCGCGATCTCGACCCTGGCGGTGAGCTTCTTCTACCTGCTGGCCCAGATGGCCGGCGCCGGCGGCCTGGTGAACCTGCTGCTGGGCGTGGACGGTTCGGCCGGACAGAACCTCACCATCGCGGTCGTCGGCATCCTGATGATCGTCTACGTGCTGGTCGGCGGCATGAAGGGCACCACCTGGGTGCAGATCATCAAGGCCGTGCTGTTGATCATCGGCGCCGCCCTGATGACGGTCTGGGTGCTGGGCCGGGCCGGGCTGAACTTCTCCGCGCTGCTCGGTGACGCCGCCGCAGCTTCCCCGGCCGGTACCGCGCTGCTGGAACCCGGTCTGCGGTACGGCCTCACGGACACCACGAAGCTGGACTTCATCTCGCTCGGCCTGGCCCTGGTGCTCGGTACGGCCGGCCTGCCGCACGTCCTGATGCGCTTCTACACCGTGCCCAGCTCGAAAGAGGCTCGGCGCAGTGTGGTCTGGGCGATCTTGCTGATCGGGATCTTCTACCTGTTCACCCTGGTGCTCGGTTTCGGCGCGGCCTGGCTGGTAGGGCCGGAGAAGATCCTGGCCGCCCCGGGCAAGGCCAACTCGGCGGCGCCGCTGCTGGCGTTCGAACTCGGGGGCACCTTGCTGCTCGGGGTGATCGCGGCCGTCGCCTTCGCCACCATCCTGGCGGTGGTGGCCGGGCTGACCATCACCGCGAGCGCGTCGTTCGCCCACGACATCTACGCGAACGTGATCAAGAAGGGCTCGGTGCGGGCGGACGACGAGGTCCGGGTCGCGCGGATCACGGCCGTGGTCATCGGTGCGGTCGCGATCGTCGGCGGCATCTTCGCCAAGGACCAGAACGTGGCCTTCCTGGTGGCCCTGGCCTTCGCGGTGGCGGCCTCGGCCAACCTGCCGACGATCCTCTACTCGCTGTTCTGGAAGCGGTTCAACACCCGGGGTGCCCTGTGGAGCATCTACGGCGGGCTGACCTCGGCGATCGTGCTGATCATCTTCTCCCCGGTGGTCTCCGGGAAGATCGACGCGAAGACCGGGGCCTCGTTGTCGATGATCACCGACACCGGGATCGACTTCCACTGGTTCCCGCTGGACAACCCGGGCATCGTGTCGATCCCGATCGGCTTCCTGCTCGGCTATCTCGGCACCATCACCAGCAAGGAGGTCGGCTCGGCGGAGAAGTACGCCGAGATGGAGGTCCGATCCCTGACCGGTGCGGGCGCCGAGAAGGCCGTGGATCACTGATCCTCAGCCGAAACGCCAGGTGTGCGTGACCTCTGAGGTGCGGCGGTCGGTCACGATCCGCAACCGCTCGTCGAGGATCGTGGCCGTGTCCACCACGTAGGCCCGGCCCGTTCCGTCGAAGGTCGTCCGGCGCATCACCAGCGCCGGGCGGCCTTCTGCGGTCGAGGTGAGCCCGGCCAGACCGGCGGTCAGGGCCTCGGCGGTGAGGGCTTCCTCGGCCCGTTCGGGGTGGGTGCCGGTGGCCTCGCCGATCGCGCCGTAGAGCGGGGTGACCCGGAAGTCGACCTCCGCGATCGCCTCGGCCCACGGCTGCGGCACCCAGGAGATCTGGTGCAGCAACGGGATTCCGCGGACCGACCGCAGCCGCTCCAGCCGCAGGGCGGGTGCCTCGGCGGGCATGCCCAATTCGATCGCCACCTCGCGCGGCAGCTTGCCGGTCTGCACATCGAGCACCTCGGTGCGCAGCGGCACTCCCTGGGTGTTCAGCTCGTCGGCGAGGCTGCGCAGGTTGGCCTGGTCGTGGGCGACCTCGGGGGGAACCACGAAGGTGCCCCGCCCGGCCCTCTGCTCGATCAGCCCGTCGTCTTGCAGCGCCTTCAGTGCCTGACGCAGAGTCATCAGGGTCACGCTGTACTCGTCGCTCAGGACGCGCTGCGGGGGTAGGGCGCCATCAGCACCGAAATCCCCGGCGCGAATCCGCTCGGCCAGTGCGTCGGCGATCCGGCGGTACTTCGGTTCAACTGCCACACCCTCAGATTAGGGCCAATGCGGCTCGACGATCGCGTCCAGGGCCGTGCGCACCTCCCGCACCAGGCCGGCCACCTCGTCCGCGTTCTCGCCCGCCAGCACCCGGCGCATCACGGCGGCTCCCATGATCACACCGTCCGCATGCCGGGCCGCCTGTGCCGCGGTCTCCGGTCCGGAGATGCCGAAACCCATCAGCACCGGCCGGTCGGTGGCCGCCCGCACCCGGGTGGCCAGGTCGGCCGCCTGGTCACCGAGCACGATGCGCTCACCGGTGGTTCCCATGACGGTGGACGCGTACACGAACCCGGATCCCAGGCGCGCGATCGCGTCGATGCGGTCGGGTGGAGTGGAAGGTGCCACGATCAGCACGGTCTCGATCCCCTGCGACCGGGCGGCGGCGACCAGGGGCGAGGCCTCGTCCAGCGGGGTGTCGACGGGGATCAGCCCGGACACCCCGGCGCCGGCCAGACGTTCGCAGAACACCCCGGCCCCGCGGTGCCGGATCAGATTGCTGTAGGTCATGACGACCAGCGGGATGTCGAGGTCCAGCTCCGCCACCGCCGCCAGCGCCCGCTCGGTGGTCATCCCCTGCTCCAGCGCCCGTTGTGAGGCCTCCTGGATGGTCGTGCCCTCGAGCATCGGGTCGGAGAAGGGCAATCCGATCTCGATCGCGTCGGCCCCGGCCGCGGCCAGCGCCTCGACCAGCCCGGTCCAGCCGGGCACCACTCCGGCGGTGACATAGGGCACGAGAGCCTTGCGGCCCTGGTCACGGTGGTCGCGGAGGTGTCGTTCCAAGGGTGGACGCCCGACCGTCACGGTGGTCATGCGAGCAGCTCCCTCACCTGGGCGGCGTCTTTGTCGCCGCGGCCGGACAGGGTCACCAGCACCGTTGACCCGGTGGGCAGCTCGTCGGTACCGGCGGCACGCAGCACCCAGGCCACGGCGTGGCAGCTCTCCAGGGCACCGAGAATGCCCTCGGTGCGCGCCAGTTTGACCATCGCGGCCAGCACCTCGTCGTCGTCGGCGCTGACGTAGGTGGCGCGGCCGGAGTCGGCGAGATGAGCATGCTCCGGGCCGACACCGGGATAGTCCAGGCCGGCCGAGAGCGAGTGCGCCTCCAGCACCTGCCCGTCGTCGTCCTGCAGCAGGTAGGACTCGAAGCCGTGCAGGATGCCGGGCGAACCGTTGCCGATCGCGGCCCCACCGGCCGCCTCCACGCCGACCAGCCGGGCGGAGGTGCCGACGAACCCGGCGAAGGTGCCCGCCGCGTTCGAGCCACCGCCCACACAGGCGACCACGACGTCCGGAATTCCGGCCGGCAGCAGCTGCGCGCACTGCCCCCGCGCCTCTTCGCCGATGACCCGCTGGAACTCCCGCACCATCCACGGGTACGGATGCGGACCCATCACCGAACCGATGCAGTAGTGCGCGGTGTCGGACTGCCCCACCCAGTGCCGGAACGCCTCGCTGGTGGCGTCGGCGAGCGTCTGGCTGCCCGCCGTCACCGGCACCACCTTCGCGCCGAGCAGCTCCATCCGGAACACATTGAGCGCCTGCCGCTCGACGTCTTTCGCGCCCATGAACACTGTGACATCGAGCCCGAGCAGTGCCCCGACGGTGGCGGTGGCCACGCCGTGCTGCCCGGCCCCGGTCTCGGCGAGCAGGGTGGTGCGGCCCATGCGCTGAGCCAGAAGCGCTTGCCCCAGAACGTTATTGATCTTGTGTGAGCCGGTGTGGGCGAGATCTTCGCGCTTCAGCAGCACGGTGACCCCGAGCTCGGCGGAGAGCCGGGCGGCGGGCGTGACCGGTGTGGGGCGCCCGGCGTACACGGCGAGCGTGCGGGTCAGATGCTCACGGAACGCCGAATCCGACCAGGCGGAACGAAACTCGCGCTCGAGGGTGCGACAGGCCGGGATCAGCGCCTCGGGTACGTAACGACCACCGAAGGCGCCGAACCGGCCGTCGGCGCCGGGATCGGCCAGGACGGATGCGGTCTGCGTCATGCCTTGACCGTAAGAGTTCTAGAACTCTCCGTCAAGAGTTCTAGAACTCTTACTCGAAAGTGCCCGTCCCCGGGAATCGATCTTGAGGAACCGCCACGCTCGGCCCGAAGGCCTCCCTGAGGAAAAATGCCTGCCTGATGGGGCCATCTGAGGCGAGTACGGAAACTTCTCTGCCAAAGCTCAAGTTGGGACCGACAGAGCAGGTAGTCGATAAAACATCTATGGATCGGTGGTGAGCACCATGAGCTCGATGACCATCCTGCCGGTCGCGAACCAGCACCTCACGGCCAGCAGTTATGCCCCCGTGCTGCAGCACAACAGCCGTACTGACCTGCGGGCCCTGGTGAAGTCGGAGGCCACCTCGGACACGGCCCGTCAGCTGGCCGGAGCGGTGCAGACCCGTGTCGGCGTCGAGGCCGCGACCGCGGTGCTGGCCACGAACACGGAGAACCGCGCCCGGCAGTACGAGGAACGCTCGACCACGAGCACCGTCACGGCCCGGCGGAGCACCACCAGCGCGGGTGCGGGCAGCGCCGGCGAGACGGCCGGCTCACCGGAGTCCGACACCGGGGCCGCCCCGGGACAGGCCCGTCCGGACCCGTCCCAGCTCGGCGCCGTGATCGACCTCTACCTGTAGATCATCGGCCGGTAGATCATCTTCACGGGCGTCGGCTCAGCGCACGAGCCGGCGTCGCACCTCCTGCCGCGCCTGGTTCAGGCGCGACTTCACTGTTCCCAGCGGCAGGTCCAGACGCCGGGCGATCTCCTCGTACTCCAGATCGGCCAGGTCGCGGTAGACGAAGGGCAGCACCAGCTGCGGGTGCGAGCTCTCCAGCGACTCCAGGGCCTCCAGCAGGTCGATGCGCGACCCGGCGATCACACTGGTGCGCCGGGGGTCGGGGCGCACCTGTTCCTCCACGGTGAGGGGCTGCTCGCCCGCTCTGCGCTTCAGGTCGCGGTAGGTCTGCCGGGCGGCGTTCGACACGACCACGTAGAGCCACGTGCGGAACGAACTGCGGCCCTCGAAGCTGCTGATGCGACGCGCGACCTGGAGCAGGGCGTCCTGCGCGGCCTCCTCGGCGTCTTCCCGATGGGGCAGCATCTTGCCGGTCCGTCGTAACACTTCCGGCTGGATGGCGGCGAGGAGATCGTTGAGAGCTGCGTCATCGCCGGCCGCGGCAGCCCTCGCCAAGATATCGATCCGGTCACTACCGGGTCGAGTAGCGCCCTGAGGGGCAGCGAACTCTTCGGGTACGTCGGTCATAGCGGCATGATGCTGCCATGCCTCTGCCCGAGCTGATCGGCCGCTACCGGCCCGTCCGTCGCCTCGGTGCCGGTGGTTTCGCTGTGGTGTGGCTCGCCCACGACGAGTCACTGGACGCCGAGGTCGCTGTCAAGGTCATGGCCGACAACTGGGCCGACCGCCTCGACCTGCGTGAACGCTTCCTGCGCGAGGCCCGCATGCTGCGCCAGGCGGCGTCGCAGCGGATCGTGCAGGTCTTCGACATCGGGGAGCTGACCGACGGTCGGCCCTACCTGGTGATGGAATACGCCGATCGCGGAACTCTCGCCGATCGGGTCAAGGCCGACGGCGCCTATCCCCTGGCCGAAGCGCTCCGGGTCACCGCCGAGGTGGCCCGGGGTGTGGCCGAGCTGCATTCCGCCGGGGTGGTGCACCGCGACCTGAAGCCCTCGAACGTGCTGATCACATCGGTGCGCGGAGGCGGAGAACGGCTACTGGTGGCCGACCTCGGAGTGGCCAAGAGCCTGGCCCACGGCTCGGGCGTGACGATGTCGGTCGGCTCGGCCGGGTATATGGCCCCCGAGCAGATGGAACCGCAGATCGGCGTCGACCCCCGCGCCGACGTGTACAGCCTGGGTGCGTTCGCCTACCACCTGATGACGGCCGAGAGGCCCCCGATCTCGCTGGTCCTGCGCGAGAAGCTGCCGTCCGACCTGCCGCCCGCGGTGCGCGAGACACTGCTGCTCACACTGCTGAGCGACCGGGAGAGCCGCTGGCCCGACGCCGCGAGCCTGGCCGCGCGGTTCGACGAGCTGGCCTCCCACATCGATGACGACGTCACCGTGGCCTCGATCCCGACGATCGGTCACGGCGGTTCGGCCTCCACCCCGACGCCGGGTTCCTTCACCCCCGGCGGGACGGGCCGCTCCGGTTATCCGCAGCCGGTCAGCCCGACGCCGGGCTGGAACTATCAGGGGACGCCGGGGCCGCAGGGCCCGCAGCCGGCTCCGACCGGGCCGGGATGGCAGAACCACCAGAACCACCAAGGCGCCCCGGCCGGCTCGGACCAGTTCAGCCCGCAGCCCCAGTTCACCCAGCAACCCCGGTTCGGGCAGCAGCCGGCGTCCCAGGGCGGTTATCAGAGCAGCTACCAGGGCGGTTACGCGAACCCTCCCTCGAACACCCCGCACCGGACGCCGGACCCGCAGGGCTGGAACCAGAGCGGATACGCCCAGGCCCCTCCGGTCACCGAGCAGCAGTACAACCATCCCCAGCAGGCCCAGCAGGCCCAGCAGGCCCAGCAGGCCCAGCAGGCCCAGCAGGCCCAGCAGGCCCAGCAGGCCCACAGCCCTCTTCAGGGGTTCCAGTCGACCCAGGGGCCTTCCACGACCCCGGCCCGACCGCTGAACCAGGGGCACGGACGCTGGATCGCGACGATGACGGCCGTGGTGGTCCTGGCCGCCGCCACCGGTATCGGAGCGGTACTGCTCTGGCAGTGGCGGGCGAACCGCGACCTGACGGTCAGCGATGCCAGCCGTTCGATCACTCTCACCGCGCCCCCCGCCTTCGGTTCGCAGCTGGTGGAGACCGGCTGGAACCCGACCACGATCGGTCTCACCGCCACGGAGGCCGACGGGCTGCTGCTCTCGGACAGCGTGCAGAACTGGTCGGACCTCGAAAAAGACGTCAACGGTGTGTTCGTGGGACTGAGCGATTCTGAGAACCTGCCGAAGAAGGTCATGGCCATCACCCACGACACGTGCACGGACGGCAAGGCCAAGGCGTTCGGGGTCGAGAGCACGTGGACGGGTCAGATCCACACCTGGACCGACTGTGAGGGTGGCACCGGCCAGGTGCAGGAGGTGTACCTGGAGCCCCAGGAGGGCAGCAGCACATACGTCTACCTGCAGATCCGCCGCACCAGCGACAACGACCACGCCCCCCAGGAACTGATCGACCAGCTGGTTGTCGACGAGGGATCCGCGGCCCGGAGCTGAGCTCCGGGAGAACCACCCCGAACTTTTCCGCCGTCCGACGCATCCAAGGATTCAGCGCCCGCCCCGGGCGCTCGTGATCCGGAAGGAGCGACCATGATCTCCCCCCGCGCCGCCCACACCGGTCGCCGCCGGGCTCTCTCGGCGATGGCCCTGATTCCCGCGGGCCTGCTCACCCTCGCCGCCTGTGGCTCGCCCTCGGCCACGCCGGTGGCCGACGCCACCGCCGGCCCGGCGGGCCTCACTACCTCCCGACCGTCGAGCAGCGCCACCAGCGACTCAAGCTCGACGTCGTCCTCCAGCACCACGACCAAGGACGACGCCGAGCCGACCGCGGACGGCGAGGGGTGCGCGGCGGACGGCTCCGACATCCCGGCCGGCGCCGCCACGGCCAAGGCCGGTGACCTGGACGGTGACGGTCAGGCCGACCAGATCTGGCTGGCTGACGACGGCGACACCCGGCTGCTCGGCGTGAAGACAGCCACCGGCGCGATCTTCGACACCACATTCACCAGCGCCAGCCCGATCGCCGGCTCGGCGGTGGCCAACCGGCTGAGTGACGGTTCGGCCATCATCCTGCTGAGCACCGGCCGCAGCGCCGCGCTCTACGCGGTGATCGACTGCCAGATCATCAAGACCCGGAACAAGAACGACCAGCAGTACACCTTCGACCTCGGCTACACGGGCTACGGCAACGGGGTCGCCTGCCCGGCCGTCGACGACAAGCTCTACCTGGCCGGTTACCGGGCCGATGCGACCGGCTCGGGGGCCTACACCATCACCCGCACCCGCATCGATCTCAGCGAGGGCGGCACCCGGGCCGACAACGGCACGGAGAGCATCCTGGGCGACTTCGCCCAGGGATCTGCCACCTACCGCATCGCTCACAGCGTCGGCTGCGGCGACGCCGGTACCGCCAAGGAACCGCAGGGCTGAGAATTCCGCTCCTGGAGGGGTGACCGACGATTGAGGACGTCGGCCACCCCTTCGTCCGTTCGGTGCCGGTTCGGTGTCCGTTCGGGCGGGAAATCCCGAGCATCAGTGAAACCCGGTCATTTCCAAGAGCTTTTTCAGAACGGGTGGGACACCCAAGTGATGCGGTTTCAGCGGCGGTGACGACGAGCCGGCCCGGATGTCGTAACCCCGGGCCCGGCGCGGGTCAGCTTTCAGTCCACCCGCGTCAGGGTGCCCGACGCCGTGTTGCCGACCGCGGTCTTGTCCGTCCAGGTGTAACTGATCGTGTCGGCACTGGTCCCGATCAGGATCACCTCGGCCCGGCGGGCGCAGGCCTGGTTCGGGTCGTCCGCGGCCTTCACCGGCGCATTGAGCTGGGCCGTGGTGAGACCCGAGCTCTCCACGGTGAGCTTCGCGAGACAGCCCAGCTCGGGCATGGTCATCGTGCCCGCGCGCTTCTTGCCGCCGGTCAGCTCCAGGTGCACGGTGAAGCTCGAGACCTTGCCCAGCGGCTGCGAGACCTCGCCCTCCCAGGTGCCGTCCAGGCCGTAGGGCAGCGTGCCGGAGGCTGCGACCTTGTCCGTACCGCTGCTGGAGTCGTCGGCCGAGGACGAGTCGTTCGACACCGAACTGTCCGAGGCGCAGTCGGAGTCGGCCCCGACGTTGATGCGCCCGCCACACGCGGCCGGATCCGGCGCGCTCTTCGAACCGCTGCCGGAGCTACTGCCCGAGGTGTCACCCGAACTACTGCTCGACGAACCGTCCCGGCTCACGGTGTTGTCGATCACCCGGTCCCAGACCACGATGGCAGCGGCCAGGATCAGCACGGCCGCCGCCGTGACGAGAACCACCGGGCGGCCCCGGTTCGGCGCCTTCTGACGCGGCCCCGGGACACCGGAGTTACCGGCACCCCAGGTCTGGGGCTGGGACGGCTGGGGCTGGGGGCCGCTCCAGCCGGGTCCGTTCGAGGGCTGGGACACGGCTGCGCCGCCGCGCTGAGCCGAACCGGGAACTGCGGACGACGGTCCCCCGTACGTGGGCAGCACCCCGTAGTCCGGCGAGGGAGTGCCGAAGTTCGACGGCGGAGTGCCGTGGTTCGCTGGAGCGCCATAGCTCGGAGCAACACCCTGGCCCGGGGACGAAGCGCCCCGGTCGGGCGGTGAAGCAGGCCGGTTCGAGGGGGCGCCATAGGTCGGTGCGGTGCCATGGTTGGGCGAAGCACCCGGGTGCGCGGGTGCCGCCGTGCCCTGGTTCGGCGAGACCGCGCCACGGTTCGACGGAGTCCCGTAGCTCGGCGCCGCACCGTGGCCGGGAGAGACACCGTGATTCGGCCCACCAGTGCCATGGTTCGGCCCAGTGCCGTGGCCCGACGCAGCACCCTGGCCCGACGAGAAGCCCTGGCTCACTGGCGACGTGCCCTGGTTCGACGGCACCGAACCACGGTTCGACGGAGCTCCGTAACTCGGCGAAGTGCCCTGGCCCGATGCTGGGACGCCGCGGTCCGGCGGGGTGCCGTAATTCGGCGGAGCACCCTGGTTCGACGAAGCGCCCGGGTTCGACGGAGCGCCAGGGTTCGATGGAGCGCCAGGGTTCGACGACGGAGCGCCGGCACTCGACGGCGAAGTGCCTTGCGGCTGCCCCCAACCCCGGTTCTGCTGGTGATTCTGACCCGGTGGTGCCCAGGACTGCTGGCCCGGCGCCGAGCCGCCGGAGGCCGACTGCGCACTCTGCCACGAACTCTGACCCTGCTGTACCTGACCCTGCTGTACCTGACCCTGCTGTACCTGACCCTGCTGTACCTGACCCTGACCCGGGCCCGGCTGCCCCTGGCCCCGCGAAACCGGGCTCTGCGGAACTTGCCCCGGTGAAATGTGGCCCGGCTGGAGGCCCGTACCCTGCTTGTTCTGGCTGGCTGCACCACCCCGGCCGACTGCACCACCCTGCCCCGCAGGCCCCTGTGGTCCCGGCGCACCCTGCTGGGGCTGCGTGTAGAGGGCCCGGCTGTGCTGGGGCGGGCCGTACTGGGGCTGCTCGGGGGTGCTCGGCGCGTACGTGCCCCACGGCGGCAGCTGCCCCAGGCCCGCACCGGAATCCGGGACCGCACCAGCAGCGGCACCGGTCGCGGACGCCGCGGTGGGCCGGCCCTTCCCCGCCGGGCCACCGGGGCCGGTGACCGGGGTGGCCGGGAGGCCAGATGCGTCTGTCATTGAGTGGTCCACCCGGGTCTCGCCCATCGACGCCGGCTGGTGCACCGCCGTGAGGCGGGCGTCGGGGTGGGCCGCGGTGTAGCCCACGGTCGGGCCGGTGGAACTGGCCTCGACCAGCTGCGTGGCCTCGGCCAGCACGATCGTCGCGTTCGGGGTGTCGAGCTCGGAGGGCCGCCCCAGCAACATGTACAGCGTCTGCTGGGCGGTGGGCCTCCGGGCTGGGTCCTTGCTGAAGCAGTGCCGCAGCACGGTGAGCAGTTCCGGCGGTATGCCGGTGAGATCCGGCTCCTCGTGGGCAATCTTGTTGATCGCGGCCATGATGTGGTTGGCCTCGAACGGGGCCCGGCCGGTGGCGGCGAAGGCCATCACCGAGCCCCAGGCGAACATGTCGGTGGCGGGGCCCACCTTCTCGGCGCGCAGCTGCTCCGGCGACATGTAGGCCGGGGTGCCGAAGAGCTTGCTGACCTTGGTGGTGTCTTGCGCGAGGTCGCGGGCGATGCCGAAGTCGATGACCCGCGGACCCTCCGGCGACATCATCACGTTGGCCGGCTTGAGGTCGCGGTGCACCACACCGACCTGGTGGATGGCGGCGAGCGCGGTGGACGTGCCGATGGCGAGGCGCTGCAGGCGGGTGCCGGTCAGGGGCCCCCGCTCGGCGACGTACTGCTGGAGGGACGGGCCCTCGATGAACTCGCTGATGACGTACGGCGACGGGCCGTCCGTCTCGAAGTTGATGATCTGCGCCGTGCAGAACGGCGCGACCCGGCGGGCGGCGGCGACCTCCCGGGCGAAGAGCTGGCGCGAGTGGTCGTCCTCGACGCGTAGCAGCTTGACCGCG
The Kineosporia sp. NBRC 101731 genome window above contains:
- a CDS encoding serine/threonine-protein kinase, yielding MPDIAPLRAGDPAQVAGYRLTGRIGAGGQGVVYLGVSPDDERVAVKLLRVEDDHSRQLFAREVAAARRVAPFCTAQIINFETDGPSPYVISEFIEGPSLQQYVAERGPLTGTRLQRLAIGTSTALAAIHQVGVVHRDLKPANVMMSPEGPRVIDFGIARDLAQDTTKVSKLFGTPAYMSPEQLRAEKVGPATDMFAWGSVMAFAATGRAPFEANHIMAAINKIAHEEPDLTGIPPELLTVLRHCFSKDPARRPTAQQTLYMLLGRPSELDTPNATIVLAEATQLVEASSTGPTVGYTAAHPDARLTAVHQPASMGETRVDHSMTDASGLPATPVTGPGGPAGKGRPTAASATGAAAGAVPDSGAGLGQLPPWGTYAPSTPEQPQYGPPQHSRALYTQPQQGAPGPQGPAGQGGAVGRGGAASQNKQGTGLQPGHISPGQVPQSPVSRGQGQPGPGQGQVQQGQVQQGQVQQGQVQQGQSSWQSAQSASGGSAPGQQSWAPPGQNHQQNRGWGQPQGTSPSSAGAPSSNPGAPSNPGAPSNPGASSNQGAPPNYGTPPDRGVPASGQGTSPSYGAPSNRGSVPSNQGTSPVSQGFSSGQGAASGHGTGPNHGTGGPNHGVSPGHGAAPSYGTPSNRGAVSPNQGTAAPAHPGASPNHGTAPTYGAPSNRPASPPDRGASSPGQGVAPSYGAPANHGTPPSNFGTPSPDYGVLPTYGGPSSAVPGSAQRGGAAVSQPSNGPGWSGPQPQPSQPQTWGAGNSGVPGPRQKAPNRGRPVVLVTAAAVLILAAAIVVWDRVIDNTVSRDGSSSSSSGDTSGSSSGSGSKSAPDPAACGGRINVGADSDCASDSSVSNDSSSADDSSSGTDKVAASGTLPYGLDGTWEGEVSQPLGKVSSFTVHLELTGGKKRAGTMTMPELGCLAKLTVESSGLTTAQLNAPVKAADDPNQACARRAEVILIGTSADTISYTWTDKTAVGNTASGTLTRVD